The DNA segment TATAAATAAAATAATGAAATAACACTTTTTTGTTCCCGGAACAAAATCATCATAACTCCTGTTAACTAAACAGGAGTTATTTATGAACACATTTACGACATCATTTACCCCGTTAAATGAACTCGTCATCAACTACCATATCACTGAAGCCTGCAATTATGCTTGCAAGTTCTGTTATGCCAAATGGAATAAGCCTAATGAGTTGCACAGTCAAAACGATCAGGCTGAGCAATTATTACAGCAGCTAGCAGATTACTTTATCAAAAATAGGGATAACCTAGTCCAGCAACAAATGCCTTACCGTAACGTTAGGCTTAATTTTGCAGGTGGCGAACCGCTTATCTTAAAACAGCGCTTTGCTGAAATAGCGAATAAAGCGGCTGAGTTGGGTTTTAATTTGTCCTTGATCACCAACGGGCACTACCTCACCAATGAATTTATCGATAACTATGCCAACTTGTTTTCGATGATTGGGATCAGTTTCGACAGTCTGTTCAGCTTGGGCCGTATTCAAATAGGCCGTGTTGATCGTAAAGGATATTCGCTGACCAATGGAGAGCTGCTCAGCAAAGTTGCGCGGCTACGTGCCGTTAACCCTGCGATTAAAATTAAAATTAATACAGTCGTTAATTCGGTAAATCAAAATGAAGATTTTAACCAACTTATTACCCAGATAGCACCATATAAATGGAAAGTATTGAGAGTACTTCCTGTGCTTAATGATAATTTAACTATCAGTAAAACCGAGTTTGATGC comes from the Moritella yayanosii genome and includes:
- a CDS encoding viperin family antiviral radical SAM protein; its protein translation is MNTFTTSFTPLNELVINYHITEACNYACKFCYAKWNKPNELHSQNDQAEQLLQQLADYFIKNRDNLVQQQMPYRNVRLNFAGGEPLILKQRFAEIANKAAELGFNLSLITNGHYLTNEFIDNYANLFSMIGISFDSLFSLGRIQIGRVDRKGYSLTNGELLSKVARLRAVNPAIKIKINTVVNSVNQNEDFNQLITQIAPYKWKVLRVLPVLNDNLTISKTEFDAFVTRHNKQQQLMSVEDNQTMVNSYLMLDPKGRFYKNEMVDGDYQYSDCLLESSVKTALTQTDTNWQRFAQRYQTESKSVVRKANKIKLLPDFLQIKSAGIATKLAEGIHPLALGAKKIRCLPKLYRIRISHSYRVLIGLEDNHWTSLGLYSRQSFTTLLNRRRR